The Planctomycetaceae bacterium genome has a segment encoding these proteins:
- a CDS encoding FHA domain-containing serine/threonine-protein kinase, protein MQAPIAANDFLSLLEKSGLLSADQVRKATEKFGLTEDLPPEQVARRLVKALVLTPFQAERLLEGRYRGFLIDRYRVREVLGVGGMGCVYIAVDTEEKRKVALKILSAQHALDAGMLTRMKLEAHAGMIIKHPNVVETYRIGSTGAVNFMTMELVRGISMHELVALNGPIKWQMACDMFMQAATGLQAAHDKQIYHRDIKPANLLIDSDGTTKLLDFGLALLKAEPSDEFSLSMIFGHDCLGTPDYIAPEQSVDSNAIDGRADIYSLGCTFYVALTGRVPFPEKSNTAKIAAQRNKTARPIRDIRPEVPEEVAAIVERMMAKRPEDRFATATDVANALRPLASRRPVNFEFRELVTLRARQARQKEATTPRSSGSGPRSSITSASAWMGNPSHHLAAEIDTFTADDTPAIRQPAPARRERGSDSAPRRPSRMAPHSGSNVPRGWILRRLKTRQQISVTRVKTRIGTATECELPMHGSCSDERQCVIEFTGDEWHLKQESKAQPTFVDGKPQTFAKLKHGSKVTFADGSGFVLLNVDLDARRLSRRRRLLAWLVPSALAAIAAAVVWYTIFR, encoded by the coding sequence ATGCAGGCACCCATCGCTGCGAACGATTTCCTGTCGCTGCTGGAAAAGAGCGGTTTGCTCTCGGCGGATCAGGTGCGCAAGGCGACGGAGAAATTCGGCCTGACGGAAGACTTGCCGCCGGAACAGGTAGCGCGGCGGCTGGTGAAGGCTCTGGTGCTGACACCGTTCCAGGCGGAACGGCTGCTGGAAGGCCGATACCGCGGATTTCTGATTGACCGCTATCGTGTCCGCGAAGTGCTGGGCGTCGGCGGGATGGGCTGCGTGTACATCGCCGTCGATACCGAAGAGAAGCGCAAGGTCGCTTTGAAAATCCTGTCAGCACAGCACGCTCTGGATGCCGGGATGCTGACGCGGATGAAGCTGGAAGCTCACGCCGGCATGATCATCAAGCATCCCAACGTCGTGGAAACGTACCGCATCGGTTCCACGGGCGCCGTCAACTTCATGACGATGGAGCTGGTTCGCGGCATCAGCATGCACGAACTTGTCGCGCTGAACGGACCGATCAAGTGGCAGATGGCCTGCGACATGTTCATGCAGGCGGCCACCGGATTGCAGGCCGCTCACGATAAGCAGATCTATCATCGGGACATCAAGCCTGCCAACCTGCTGATTGATTCTGACGGAACCACCAAGCTGCTGGACTTCGGCCTGGCACTGCTGAAGGCGGAACCGTCTGACGAGTTCTCGCTGTCGATGATCTTTGGCCATGACTGTCTGGGAACTCCCGACTACATCGCTCCGGAACAGTCGGTGGACAGCAATGCGATCGACGGCCGGGCGGACATCTACAGCCTGGGCTGCACGTTCTATGTGGCGCTGACGGGACGTGTGCCGTTTCCGGAAAAAAGCAACACGGCAAAAATCGCCGCGCAGCGCAACAAGACCGCTCGGCCGATTCGCGACATCAGGCCGGAGGTCCCGGAAGAAGTGGCGGCGATCGTCGAACGGATGATGGCCAAGCGGCCGGAAGACAGATTCGCGACGGCAACCGATGTCGCGAACGCCCTGCGCCCGCTGGCCAGCCGCCGGCCGGTGAACTTTGAATTCCGCGAACTGGTGACGCTGCGAGCCCGGCAGGCGCGCCAGAAGGAAGCGACGACGCCGCGAAGTTCGGGTTCCGGACCGCGTTCGTCCATCACGTCGGCGTCGGCGTGGATGGGAAATCCCAGCCACCATCTGGCGGCCGAAATCGATACGTTTACGGCCGACGACACACCGGCTATCCGACAGCCGGCTCCCGCCCGCCGTGAACGCGGCAGTGACTCCGCGCCCCGTCGGCCATCCCGCATGGCGCCGCATTCCGGGTCCAACGTTCCGCGGGGATGGATTCTGCGGCGGCTGAAAACGCGGCAGCAGATTTCTGTCACTCGCGTGAAGACCCGGATCGGCACGGCGACGGAGTGTGAATTGCCGATGCACGGCTCGTGTTCCGACGAAAGGCAGTGCGTCATCGAATTCACCGGCGACGAATGGCACCTGAAGCAGGAGTCGAAGGCACAGCCGACCTTCGTCGACGGCAAGCCGCAGACTTTCGCGAAGCTGAAGCACGGTTCGAAGGTGACGTTCGCCGACGGCAGCGGCTTTGTACTTCTGAACGTGGACCTGGATGCCCGCCGACTCTCGCGCCGCAGGCGACTGCTGGCCTGGCTGGTGCCGTCGGCGCTGGCGGCCATTGCCGCGGCTGTCGTCTGGTACACGATTTTCCGGTGA